In Gopherus evgoodei ecotype Sinaloan lineage chromosome 7, rGopEvg1_v1.p, whole genome shotgun sequence, the sequence TGGTCACTGGGCATCACTTTAATAGAAATGGCTCAAGTAGAACCACCTCATCACGAGTTAAATCCTATGCGCGTGCTGCTGAAAATAGCAAAATCTGACCCACCTACATTGGCACAGCCTTCAAAATGGTAAGTCTTTAATGCTAACTTTTTTTGTCAAGAGTTTTGGAGATTGACCCTGAGTCTGCGGCGATGTAAGCACATTTAACTTCAGGTCCTTGGGTAGTCCTATTAAATTgtatggaactactcacatgcattAAGTACTTATATGTGGCCTTGGAGGATTGGGACCCATGACTTTACTTTTTGTTGTTGCAGTGTCTAGAAACTTTCATATTAAAAAGGCTACAGTATCTTAGTATTTTGATATTGTTGGAAAACAGAGCTTGTTCTTTTTAAACATAAGATTCAGATTCAACATCAAATGTGTACATAAAGAATTTTAactacccttttaaaaaatggtataTAGAGAAAAGCATGAAGAGGatgatctgtttaaaaaaaaagtaaaaatgggAAAAAGAGAAATGTTGAAGAGTCCTCTTGaggatttcatacagacaatataTGTGGTTTGAAAAGCATATGCCATTTCCCACTCAGTCACAACAACAGATTGTTTTCAAATGGTTAGTGCAAAATATTACTAGGTGAATTTGCAGTTAGGAAGCATTTTAAATCAAGAACTATAAAATAAAACCTTTCTTTAAAATGGAACTTGATTAGAAAAAATGCTGCTCAGGGACTAAAAAAGAACAACAGAAAGGTTGAGTTTGCACTTCACAAGGGAAAATAATGGATAAACGGGTGTTGAATGAAGCCATATCACTTTACACAAAACAATGTAACAGATAAAGCAGTGGTTTTTAATGTAGTCTAGATTATAAAACTTTATTAAGAGATGTTACAAGGTAAGCAATGTGATACTTTcacttttaaacatttattaGATTGGCTATCGGGAAGATCAATATGCAGCACCTCATGGGCTTTCTGACTGTAAACTCTTCGGGTTAAATTCATATCCCCTGtatataactccattgatttcattcgAGTTATGCCATGATTGTAACCAGTTAAGGGGAAACTGTTTGGGTCTTGGTTTTTTTCCATTCTCTTGCCTCTCCTGCCTTATTTTGAGTGGGATGGTGAGCAACTGTAATGCAGAGATAAGTGGGAAATTGAAAAGAACGTATCAATATGCAGTTTGTGTATGAGGAAAGGTAAAGTGGCAATCgcttatttgttttcttttgcggTCTTCAACTTTAAAGATTTTCTAAGGAAATGTTTGGAAAAGAATGTAGATGCCAGATGGAATACTGCTCACTTCTGCAGGTGGGAAGAGTTAACTGCCAAcagggttatagtacttgggtTTAATACATATATTTAGAAATCAGGACACTGCTACTCTGAAGTTCTGAATAATTCAAAATTAGATATACTTAATCTGTATTTAACattatggggcagatcctcagctggtataaatcagtggaGAGACACCAGCTTACACCAGGTGGAAATCTGGCCTACTATTTGTAAATTTTTatatgaaaataataattttgtgcACCTATTTATGTTAATTCAGTGCTTCCCCTAAAGTATAAAGTAGTTGTGTTTATATAAGCAGTTGATTGCTGACAGATGTTTTAAAAGCTTTACTCCTCCTCCATCTGCTATAATGCTGTCCTGCAAAGAGCTAACAGGAGTAGATCTGACTAGATAAATTTGATTCTGTTTAATGTCAGTGCATGTTTACTTGTATCCAAAATACATTTGACATATGTTGAAAGGCTTTAAGAAGCAGGACCAAACAGAGAGAGAATAGTTTATGCAGAAAGGATATGAAGACAGGATATGAAGGATATGAAGACAGGTAGTTGTTTTTCCTAAAggaaaaatacagaagaaaatgaTTATCTCACAAATCTTTGGTCCAAAGGCAACATTGTATTTTTCTAGATTAAGTACTTTTAGATAATAAATAGAAAATGTATTAGGTGGAAGTTCAGGcaaggaataaaaaaaatgaagaccATTCCAAGAAAAGCaaccttttaaaaactctttctGCTTTATTCTTTGGGTTAAGGTtagtataacttttaaaaaaattatttgatgaGCTATCTGTATTTTTGATGAGTTTATTAAACAAGTCTCCACATAAATATTTAGATATTGATGTTTTAGATTTTAAAACTTCTAATTTAAAAATCTTCATTAATAAAAAAGGGTATTGGGTAAGTATTACAGTTTAATCCCTTTAATATATGGGTATAATAGAGAACAAGATACAACCCTAAAGAAATTGCTACTTTTATTCCATTGTtataaaaaatgaaatgactgtttattgtttattttaaaagccttttttttttttttttttttttttttttacaagcatcCATTTGTTACTGTCACTTCTAATAAACCAGTCAGAGAGTTGATTGCAGAGGCAAAGGCTGAAGTAACAGAAGAAGTTGAAGATGGTAAAGatgaagatgaagaggaggaaacAGAAAATTCTCTGGTCAGTTAAAGTATTAATCTATAGATATATATGGGTgcttattttaattacattttgtcTATGAAGAACTTATTTTCTGGCACACTAATTgtttttgtaacatttttagtttgtactaagaatgaattttttttccccaagtataGTATGCCTTCAGTGCAAAATACAGAAGTCAGAATTTATAAAAGTCAGATGATCTTAAGCTTCAGGACAGAATAATAAAGAATATCGTGTGCATGTATGGTTGTTATGTGTGTACATGTGGATATGTAAGGCGAGAAAGCTGTTAAaaccagaggtggacaaactgtggctcatgagctgaagccccaagccctgttGGGCgcctcccatggggctgaagcccgaaGCCACAGCAGGTACGCTCCAGCTCTCGAACTTCTGGAGATGGCCatatgcagctcagagggtcagtaggTTTGGCCACCTCTGGTTTAAACAGTCAAAAGAGTTTTTGTAAAATaatacacaaatatttaaattcagGCAAATATGTAAATATGTTAACGTGTAAGTGAACTGTGTATTTGGTATAGTAACTAACTCTTGTATGGGTGAAGATATGACATTTATGTTATAGATTGTTTCCTGTGCATTTATAACTCCactattgaaaaaaaaagaacaaaaatctctCTACAGGACAAGCTCTCTAGTGGAGTCAGTTTGTGAGAAATTTAGATTTATAGGATACTTCTGCCAGTCAAATTCAGTCCCTAAAGGGAAATGAAACTATAGCTCTAGTATGATATATGCTAATATATTGTGGATAAAATAGGTTGTTGACATTATTTATATGTATCCTATGAAAAAACACATTTGACTTCCAATATACTGAGATTCTAAAATACTTTCATATTTAGAATTATTTTAGATGCATTTTAGCACAAAGAGTGTGTTACTACATGCTTTCTTAGGCAAAAAACTCACATTGAGGTTTGCCTTAGTAGaaagagcaggatcaggccaataTTTGATACAGTAGCTAGGCATAATTtacataacattttaaattatatacTATAATCTCCTAATGGCAAGTTGTAACAGTTTCATTCACAGATTATGGGGTTCTAGTAGTAAATATAGACAAAGATGTATCATTATCGCTCTGAAGAGTGAACGAATAATTATGATTTGAGATATATTTGTCTGTATCTGTCTTTATAGAAATATAATATTAATTCACAGTCTAGCAACAACAATTGCTAGAGTTATGTTCACATAATCATTTTGATTATAACTTCTTGTTACCATCCATTCATATCTGCTAAAAACTTTTACCTTTCTAACTGAAATTTCTCGCACTTGGTCTCTGCCTGAAGGCAAACTTTTGAAGTTTGTGTAAAAATTGTTCAGCCATTTTTGTGTGAGAAGAGGTTAAAAACTacatttttccaatttttatatctatatactgatattataatataatatacctatacatttaaaaaaacaaagaaaatgttacaaccttcttaaacatttgcAAGTTAAAATTTGGCATGGAAATAATCCTCCTGGAGGCGTAATGCCGTTGttgaaaagaaattttttttttcacatgtaAGTGGAGCAAAGTTGGCTACAAAGTAAAAAACCTAATTAGATGTATTGCTGCTAATTAGTTGGGACCTATGGGATGAGATCCTCATCCCCACTCCAGCCTTATTATGCTAAGTAAAAGGGCCatgaaagccccacttctggctATGGATGGATTTCCCTGGTACAAGCACTGTGAAAACAGCCATAAGACTGCTTTCTGAGTATCCCCTCACAAGCCCTGGCAAAGGGAACGTACTAGGGGCATCTTGGGGCAGTACTCAGATTTGTGGGCAATGCCGTGGTCCATAAGGCAGCCTGGGGAAGCTGCGGTAATTTAGACACACCCCTAGGTGTGTTTATGCTCAGGTCCTCTCCAGTCCCTTGAGTAGCCCAGGATCAAGGGGGCAAAAAGATGGCGTAAGGCCAAGATTTTTTGTTGTGCCTCTTAGGTGTGCACACAGAATCTCACCTCTGTGGCCAGAAGAACCATATAGGGTGTAAAGTGGTGGAGGAAGGGCTTATGAGGACTTTACAAGGTGTGTGGGTGCTGAGGCAAAGGATGTCCAGCATCCCTCAGGGACTGAGAGCGGGCTCCTGTGAAACTGTAAACTGGTCAGAAGGACTTTTCTACAGATGTAATAGTTCTGTGGTTATGTCTTGTCAAATAGTTTGAGATTATGGAGTTTATTTTTCCTGGAAACCAAGTACATACGTGTAGTGTTTTTTCATATACATATCATTCTGTGCAAGAATTTTTGTATAATTGTTTTCTACATAAATTAgaaaatagtaatttttttttctttttttaaatacattttagcatTACCAACAAACAAGCGTGCCTCCTCTGACCTTAGTATTTGCCAGCTCCGAAGAAGACAAACTTTCACAGAATGCTGCGATTCTGGAATCTGTTTctgagaaaacagaaaaataatgctGCCGAGGAGAAGAACATCAGTGTATTTCCAGATGATAAAACAACTGCTAATGAACCCAAGACAATTAAAGATGTGTCTGATACCACTCCTGGAGATGTTGTAAAGGTTGCAGAATGGGTCAGTATTATTGAGGAAGATGAGCCAGAGAAAAGATCAGGAGTTGAAAAGAGTACTGGAAAAGCAGAAGTTATAAATGAAGACACTGGATCACAGACAGAAAGAAAGCAGTTGATACAATGGCAACATTAGAAACAAATGATAAACACAGTCTGAAAACAGAGGAAAGACGTGCCATAGAAAATGAAGAGACAgatgaaaataaactgaaaatagcACCTGAAATTGAAAATGCCAGTATTCAAACTACAGAAGTGATATCTAAAGAGActggggagaaagaggagaaagaaagcaGAACAGATAGGCAGGAAAATAAGAATGAAGGTACAACGATAGAAAAAATTACAGAGCAAAAGGATGATGGTAAATCTGAAGAAGTTCAGAAAGATGAGATGACAGGCAGCACTAATGAAACTCTGGTTAAAGGTGCAGAGAAAATGGCTGACACTGAGCAGGAGCCAATAAAAAATGGAGCTGACAATGCTCAAGAGACAGGCAGCACTAGTGAAAGACAGATCAGTAATGGAGATAAAATACCCGGGACAGTCCAGAAGCTAATGGAAAGTAGAACTGAGCATGTTCACGAGACAAGCAGCTCTGAAGAAACTCAGATTAAAAGTGGAGATAAAGTAACTGACACAAATCAGAAATTAGTTGAAAGTGAAAATGAAGATGTTCATAAGACAAGCAGCGTAGAGGAAACTGAGGTCAAGGATTCAGGAAAAGTGGGTGATATAGACCAGAAGCCAAAACAGAGCAAAACAGAGAATATTCATGAGACAAATAACACTGAAGAAATTCAGATTGAAAGTGTGGATAAAGTGGTTGAGCCTGACCAAAATTCAGAAACCAATGAACCTGAGGATACCCAGGAGAACAACATTCAGATAAATGCAGAGCATTCAGAAGTTCCGTGCGATGCACCACTTAAGAACAAGCTTCAAGATCCTGCCGTTGAACAACTTAATGATTCTGAACTCATTCTAATACCCATTATTAGTGTTAGCACAGAAGAAAATGAGGAAAAAGTTAAAATGGGTAATCAAGCCAGTGCTGAAACAATACAGCAGCTAGAACCTGAGACACTAAAGGAAAATGATACAGATTCAGGCACTGGTTCCACAGCTGATAATAATAGCATTGATTTGAACTTGTCCATCTCTAGCTTCCTCACTAAAAACAAGGACACTGGATCAATATCTTTACAAGTAAGTGTAGACAATTAGTTATAATGTTTTATGTCCTGACTATTTagaccagtgtttttcaaagttcaggTCACGACCCAATACTGGGTTGCAGCATGTAAGGCACAGgtcgctctggtcagcaccgccaactgggACATTAAAAGTCCCGTCAGCGGTGCTgctcagctaaggcaggctagtgcctatcGGTTCCGACATTGCACTGcacccggaagtggccagcagcaggtctgggtcAAAGGCAGGGGGGGGCCACAGGACTCCGTGTGCTGTCCcgccctgagccccagctctacgctcccattggctagttccCAGCCAGTGAGAGCTTGGGGGCGGTGTCTGCGGGTGAGAGCCACAtagagctggacctgctgctgggcgCTTCAGGTGCACTGTGgtctgcggtgccaggacaggtgggaaggCTGCCTCTGTACCCTGGCTGCACCGCTGATCGGGAGCCACCACAGGTAAGTCTGCAACCTAACCCCATGCcccagtctccttccccagtcctgagcccccttcctccaccccacatccttcatccccagccccaacccagagcctgcaccaccagcccagagccgtgaccccctcctgcagccctgccccagcccagagctccctcccacaccctgaatctctcatttccagccccaccccgcagccctcacccccacatcccaaccctatgccccagccctgagcgcctcccacaccccaaacccctcatccccagctcctttgGATCActggcatcaacaattttcttcaactgggtccccagaaaaaaaagtttgaaaaccattgattTAGACTGCAAGATTGTCAGGATAGCAACTGTATCTTAAGGCTTTTCTACAACAAGAGGTGCTTTACCTGTACTGGTATGAATgcagttatgccagtataactgctTATATCAACATATCTCATTCCTATTCAGCAAGAGGAACATAAGGcacatttataccagtataacagtATCCATggtattggtttaaaaaaaaaaatcacacccagtacaaaaactgtgtgtaggcCAAATCTTAATATATTTTTACAGTGCCTAGTATGATGAGGACCCAACTTCAGCTGGGACCTCTGTgctactgaaataaaataatatcaaaaccaataaaataaaataaaaaccagtaGTTCTGAGAGGTGAGAACTACTCCCTTTTATCTCAGTGAAGTCATAATTTTGGTACTTTGTAGTAaagtgtaataaaataataataaaaggctaTGAATTTGTTAGTCACGTGATACTTGGAGTCATGAGGTACTGCTGAATTGAAGGAGAATTTAATACATTGATTAAATGAGAAAGTTAATGAAGCACTGTCAAGGCATGGATCTGGCAGTAATGTTTGACATTTGATCACCTCACTGATTCACATTAGAAGCAGGTCTGTTGTTGAACACAGCTTGAAAAATTTACCCGAACACTTAATGGCCAGAGGACTAAGCCTAAGGACAAAAGGCTGGTGGGAATTTCCACCAAGGTCTAGAGAGGCATTGTCCATGGGGagtctcactcccctcccccggtGCTACTGTCCGTAACTGAAGGGGAGGGTATTGGGATTCCCACCAGAGGTGTTGTCCATGGATACTGCTCTTGAACTCCTTCTTTCATATCCACTACTGGCTTGCAAGTGTCTGACAAATGTGAAACCCTGGTTAAAGGATGAgaacaattttctctctctttttcttctccaCTCAGGAGCCTCTCCTACTTTACCCCAAAGTCTTGTAAGGAAGGGGTCTGCTATATTGCCCCTCCCCTGACCAACAATTTGGGTCCCCTTTTCCCATTACCTGCCTCTGTTTTTGCTGATAAGTTTCTCAGGCAGAAGTGGTAGGGTGAAATTAGCAAATCTTTATTCAGtttcagttagggtgaccaggtgtcccaatttagtagggacagtcctgatttttgggtctttttcttatagagactcctattacaccccaccccctgtcccaatttttcacgtttgctgtctgTTCATCCTAGTTTCAGTGCCACTTTTCAGAATCCTGGGGACATCTGTGAAAAAGTCTAGTCTTGATGAATTCAAGGGAAAGCAATGGGGAACAACAAAGGCAATAAAACTGTTTTCAGACTCAGGAAGATAACACTGCATCGGTTCATgttggaagatttaaaaaattgtttagaTAAATGGCAACTTAATTTATAGGAAATAATAGCTTAATTTCCCCCTTTGCTGACTAAGAAAAGTTTAACTTCTTGGCACCAGTAAGAGGACTTTTCAGGCTCTTGTAACTTGAGGACAATTTACTTTTGCTGTATTGTATGCAGTTCTCTATTTAGAAACTCAGTAATTTAATTTATCAGATGTAAAAAAGTGTTATTTGGTTGAACACAGAACAACATTTTCATTCAGGAAACTAGAAGACACAAGAAAACGTTAAAGAAAACTCGCAAATTTGTTGTTGATGGTGTAGAAGTGAGTGTGACAACTTCAAAAATAGTTACAGAAAATGATTCAAAAAGTGAAGAATTGAGATTTCTTCGGTGAGTAAAAATCTCTAAATGACTTTTTCCTTCCTGAATAACACAGGAAGAATCTGTAATTAATGAGCACGCGCTCTGGAGTTTGTTTTTATAGTGCATTGGGATTAAATTTAGATTTTCTTGTTAGCAGAAGGCaaaactgtttattttaaaatatgatacAAAAATCCAAGTCtaattttacatttcttttttaaaactggtATTATTGAGCCCaaattgttgatttttttaaaaattatttttctctttatccCACTTCCTCTCTTCTTTTGCCCCACCAACACTGCTGCTTATTATCAGACGTCAAGAGCTGCGGGAGCTAAGACTTCTTCAAAAAGAAGAGCAGAGAGCTCAACAGCAGCTCAGTAATAAACTCCTACAACAACGAGAACAGATGTTCAGACGCTTTGAACAGGAAATGACGGtaagtttgatttattttttttcacctaCATGATATAAGGCAGCTTTTTATTGAGTAAATTTAGTGCTCTTAAAAGATGTCATATTGATGGAGTAGGTGAACATGGGTAGCAACAGCCTAGGCTTTTCCTGCTGAGGGTACTGCTCTGTAGTTCAGTGTTCATGTTTATTCAGTCCCTGTTCTCTCTACTTAGAGAGATTTTGACAGATAGTCATGTTGATCTCCCGAGCTAATCAAAATGCTTGGAAATAGTGCCTCCTACTCAGCAGAGGGTGATAAAACCAGTTTTTGGGAGGTTGTCTTTTCCACTCCATTAATTGGTTTGCTAATTCACATACTTCAGTTGTTTTTGTCTCTAGCAAGTGGAGGAACATTTCCTTTACCAGATGTCTGGGCTAAACCAAAAAGACTAGGCCAGAGATATTCACCAATGTaccgctgcctctgcagcatgcACTTGAGGCCCCAAGAGTATGCAAGCCCTCTCCCTAGCAGCAGGTCAGCCCTTTCGGGAGTGCAATATGACAAGTTCTACAGGAGCTCTAGGGCCTGGAATTGCTGGTAATGCTAAGTCCTCACACAACCAAAAATTGGAGGATACTTTTATTTGAATTGTGTGGGAAATGCTAGTTGTGAAGTATCTCAGGAGAGGACCAGCAAGGTAGAAAGCCTATCCTCAGGGAATACCTAGCATGTCCTACCTCCTCTGAGGGCACTTCCTTTGGTTTCCCAAAAGATCCTCTTCTCTGGGACCCTCCAGGAATTTCTCTCCTGCTTGTTGGTCCAGAGAGAAGGAACCTTAGCAGCAACAAGCAGGTGCAGTCCTGTCCCTAACCATCTCCAAATCAACTCCAGCCTGCTTGAGCCCAGTCAGTACTGGACTCTCGTTCAGCCCAGTTCCTGAGTGACTCATCAGAGGAATGAAATAACAGCTGTTAGTGCCTTCTGATCCAGGAGGGTGACCGCAGAAGGTATTCAAATGGTCA encodes:
- the SLK gene encoding LOW QUALITY PROTEIN: STE20-like serine/threonine-protein kinase (The sequence of the model RefSeq protein was modified relative to this genomic sequence to represent the inferred CDS: inserted 2 bases in 2 codons; deleted 2 bases in 2 codons), coding for MSFFNFRKIFKLGGEKKKKQYENVKRDLNPEEFWEIIGELGDGAFGKVFKAQNKETKVLAAAKVIDTKSEEELEDYMVEIDILASCDHPNIVKLLDAFYYENNLWILIEFCAGGAVDAVMLELERPLTEPQIKVVCKQTLEALNYLHENKIIHRDLKAGNILFTLDGDIKLADFGVSAKNTRTIQRRDSFIXTPYWMAPEVVMCETSKDRPYDYKADVWSLGITLIEMAQVEPPHHELNPMRVLLKIAKSDPPTLAQPSKWKNTEENDYLTNLWSKGNIHPFVTVTSNKPVRELIAEAKAEVTEEVEDGKDEDEEEETENSLVTLPTNKRASSDLSIASSEEDKLSQNAAILESVSEKTEKNAAEEKNISVFPDDKTTANEPKTIKDVSDTTPGDVVKVAEWVSIIEEDEPEKRSGVEKSTGKAEVINEDTGSQTERKQXDTMATLETNDKHSLKTEERRAIENEETDENKLKIAPEIENASIQTTEVISKETGEKEEKESRTDRQENKNEGTTIEKITEQKDDGKSEEVQKDEMTGSTNETLVKGAEKMADTEQEPIKNGADNAQETGSTSERQISNGDKIPGTVQKLMESRTEHVHETSSSEETQIKSGDKVTDTNQKLVESENEDVHKTSSVEETEVKDSGKVGDIDQKPKQSKTENIHETNNTEEIQIESVDKVVEPDQNSETNEPEDTQENNIQINAEHSEVPCDAPLKNKLQDPAVEQLNDSELILIPIISVSTEENEEKVKMGNQASAETIQQLEPETLKENDTDSGTGSTADNNSIDLNLSISSFLTKNKDTGSISLQETRRHKKTLKKTRKFVVDGVEVSVTTSKIVTENDSKSEELRFLRRQELRELRLLQKEEQRAQQQLSNKLLQQREQMFRRFEQEMTSKKRQYDQEIENLEKQQKQTIERLEQEHTNRLRDEAKRIKAEQEKELSKFQSMLKNKKKEVFNEVEKAPKELRKELMKRKKEELAQTQHAQEQEFVQKQQQELDSSLKKIIQQQKTELANIERDCLNNKQQLMRAREAAIWELEERHLQEKHQLLKQQLKDQYFMQRHQLLKRHEKETEQMQRYNQRLIEELKNRQTQERARLPKIQRSEAKTRMAMFKKSLRINSSGTPEQDREKIKQFATQEEKRQKNERLAQHQKHENQMRDLQLQCEANIRELHQLQNEKCHLLVEHETQKLKELDEEHSLELKEWREKLRPRKKTLEEEFARKLQEQEVFFKMTGESECLNPSAQSRISKFYPIPSLHSTGS